The following DNA comes from Gopherus flavomarginatus isolate rGopFla2 chromosome 5, rGopFla2.mat.asm, whole genome shotgun sequence.
AAATCTGGACAACACTGATGTTACAAGAATCAGTTTTTCACAGGTCAACAAGTAGTTCTTTCATCTTCCCAATTTTCTTATACCTGACCATTATGGCTTTTTTCCCACCTATTGAACTTCTTACAGTCCAGTTTTTCTACTGTGGAAGTAAAAATGTTTGAAAGACAAGAGCTATAATTCCAGAAAGTAACTTAATTAAAAGAAGTAATCTTAAAATGAGGTTAAATTACTCTATTATTAAGAATTTTAAGTTTCAGCCAATGTTGAGAACTGGCTTAAAACAAAGTTTGCAATTGATCACATAAGCtatgaaaaaatgttgaaataatcTGATATGTACCAAAGTAAATCCTTTGGCTTTCTGCCAAAGGCAATTCATGTCAAACCACGAGAAAGTTTATATTTCACCAATTAAGTTTTAGGACTAACTATTTCCGCTAATCAGAAACTAGCTTATACATATACATTAAATCACACTTTTAAGAATAGACCAGGTTCTGATTAGCCAGAGCACACAACAGGATATTCGGTCATTACTAAACCAGTGAGAATATAGTTTTGCTAATAATACTGCAGAGAGAGAATATTCATCATCCCATTATACCAGTTCCTCATCATCAGTGTAGTGGAGGGGGAAAAGTCACTGGAACTGAAGGTCCTCGCaagaaaagtgaaactgtttgagcagcatattccagaagtcttgaggtctttctgagtgtagccttcattgatttgacatctaccataccattctctcactagaagggaaaacctatagcggcagcaggctgtaaaagagactcagtttggaaatattttaatgaagttcctctacctgtggataAGACAGACATGCGTACAAAATGCAATCAGTGCAACAAAGATATGCAAGGTCTGGTTGCCCGAATGAAGCGAATGGACCAACATAATGAGATGTGTCCcatctcaggaggaagctgcgttcaaaatgatgaaaggaacatgagtgaacatgcaggatcttcaggttggtaaacttttttatttcgtctttctttcttaaggactgcctgtcttccttctcgactattcttgaattctcatgtttgagcaaaacatATAGTAGTTACTCtgtggtactatcattttagatgcagatgtgattaaaaaaaaagctgaaataggcagagcttctttttacaatttcacctttaaagtaatactgtcagtgaatgcaatgagtaatactgaATGAGcaatatggtaataataattaaataactgcattgacttattttgtttaggagaatccatcctcaacatacaggattctgaagactatccagcttcaagatcaccatcattttctacagTTTCAGGGTtctctgccaatgatagtgttccagtcacatcatgtatgtcacatagccacagtatatcacagTATATCACCtataggaaaaagaaaacaaaatctccgtcgactgagtcccattgggtagctagaaagattaacctgaataatctatacagaagcccctggaaacctaatccatgaactattggaactcatttacaaaacttttcttaaacatgtgctgttgagaactttggctgtgatagTGACATCTATTTTTTCACAGTTTTCTTCACAAACTTTCAGATTAGGCcaattcttgatatagtgctcaaaacaatCCATTACTGACTTCCATCGcacatcttgtgggagagttagcttggttccttctcttttttcagagcagctgctgcaaagtggttgttagggaagcattttgcaatttcaacaacattagcctttatttctggaaaactgaagtctttggctaggagttgcatcaaatgagcactgcaactgtatgttattagcttgggactttcttcactctcttctaaataatttcttctcattttggatccatttgcagcattgtctgtggccAACCTGTGTACTAGACATTTGAGGTTTTTTCGGTTTGTTATagtttttactgctacttcttgtaagtattgtgctgtgtgtgcatttcctgatgtatcagttgtttctgtaaggtagacattcccttcttctgttgtcgtacaagcacatacaacaggatcagtGTGGACACTGCTTCacccatcagggccggctctaggcaccagcaaaacaagcaggtgcttggggcggcacatttgcAGGGGGCAGCATTCgggccatcctttttttttttaactcacttcctcccctctcacaagcCTGCAGAAGCggagccagggagcagctgcagatccagcatgggagctgagaaaccACGGGACCCTGGGAACTGTAGTTCcttgcctagctccctgcctatagagccagccctggagtagggaaagaactacatttcccagcaatcccttggcagctatcaacaggaaagggaggggtagggagtgaggtagctgagCCATGTTGCAACTTGCTGTAAGTTgaaaggggtggcactgtgaatgggaaacaagtgtgcccaaggagtagaaggctttgccccagatatcccttcagaagacttcctcagactggattagggatgctggtgtgacctcaccttacAGCCCTCAAAgcaggaattgggtggactaaatggacagtgcccctctctatctgaagcctagcaagggagatatgtggatcccactagaatttaaaatgaaaagtaagggaggagaAGCTCTgaacctgggcagctttagatacagtaccagacacttaggaggatttccacttctgagccatgaaagcagaaattgacttttcttttccagatatagctaatattcagaaagggaatctagcacctgccttccagatttcaataccctcaaaattcaggagtgctcaagctcaatttgggcagctctTACTTCATTTCTTCCAAATCAAATATTCTgctccactgtaacttgctgtagaaaaagtaggagaaaattgaccaagaaatgcttcccagtggtttttaggactggaattgctattttcaacagccattgccttttttttttaatttgtttaaaaggaagacagtgatattgcattggcaaattccccatagaaagaaagagtggaacaaaagaataaaggcacctcaacttttcctcatttgtgTAGGACACTCTTATAATGTGCATCCGGATCTCCTCCAATATCACAAGCTGAAAATTATTCTACTtttctgcagttctgtaaccatatgggaaccaatcctgtctgtgttctgtgcacatccaaaattcctgctgaatgacctgccctgggaacgagttaccagtgacccagggctgaaaCAGCAGAAGGGTGCAggttggggggagaacccagggctggggcagcaggggagtgcagggggagcccagggctgaggtggggagcagccaaaaattttttttgcttgaggcagcaaaaaacctagagcccaCCCTgtcacccatcaagactcaggttaacaatttcacaaggggtcggcaacctgcagcatgcgtgccaaaggcagcacatgggCTGATTTTTAGTCCCAGCTGCCAGtaccgctcagcccgctgctggcctggattacagaaccccagaccagcagcaggatgAGCCGCTCAGCGCACTGCTGGTCtgggtcccagccaccggccccttgccagtcagggtcccagctgccggccccttgccagccagggtcccagctgccggccctgctcagcctgctgccagcctggatggatggaacccagcaggctgagcggggccagcagccgggaccctggctggcaggggctggcggACGGAACGGTTCTGTCTACCACCCACGCTGCCGGTCTGGCACACGAAATCttttactggcatgtgaaaccttaaattaatgaagacttggcacaccacttctcaaaggttgacAACCCCTGGTCTATATTCTCTCAGTCGCTGATGtgctccaggctgcagcctgtGTCCTCATGGCTCAGATTGGACTCAGGGCAGTAGAACTCCGCCAGGAGTGGGCATTCCTGTcctgctggggctggaggagacGCAGCATGAAGTGTTCCCCATCTTCCTTCGCCACCTAGACCTGGCCGCTCAGCCAGGCACAAGAGGATGTGGAAGGAGCCTGTCACCAGTGGCAGCGAGAAGCCATGGGCAGCAGTGAAGAAAACAACAAGTGGGAGAGGCAGTGGTTGCTGCTCTCTGCAGCTGTACACACCAGCTGATCCCTCCTTTGTCTTCTAGGCCTAGGATCCTTTAATGGTTTAGTATCCCCTTTGACCCTAGGCTCAAGCGTAGGACAGGTAACCCCTTGCTAGCATTGATGGAGGCAGGCAGGGACCATCTCCAATTAATAGCTCCCCTCGTTGTTTCCTTAAGCAGCCttatctgaggccttgtctacaccacaaagttgcagcgctggtgagggagttatagcgctgcaacttaggaggtgtacacatctgcagggcatcaccagcgctgcaactccctgtttgcagcgctggccgtacacccgttgaaactcgggtgtagaggatccagcgctggtgatccagcgctggtcatcaggtgtaaacactcaccagcgtttttcttgacctccgtggaataaacaggtatcccagcataccagaggaagcctctctggtaatcaagcaggtctccttccccgcggtttgcaggggggttcggggaacgcgacagcacaccgcggagaaggagatctgcttgcacgggggttcagggaacactggagcaaaccgctgggaaggagacctgcttgcaggggggttcggggaacaccggagcaaaccgctgggaaggagacctgcttgcaggggggttcggggaacaccggagcaaaccgctgggaaggagacctgcttgcaggggggttcggggaacaccggagcaaaccgcttggaaggagacctgcttgcacgggggttcggggaacgcgacagcacaccgcggggaaggagatctgcttgcacgggggttcaaaaaacaccggagcaaaccgctgggaaggagacctgcttccccgcggtttgctctcgcgttcccctaaccccccttgaagccgcccaacagcgctgcagtgtggccacatctaacaccacttgcagcgctggttgctgtaagtgtgaccactctgcagcgctggccctatacagctgtactaatacagctctaacaaccagcgctgcacaattgtagatgtagacataccctgagtcatagttttgtttcctttttgcttCCCACGGCCGCCTCCAGCACTCCCTCATTCctcactagagctggttgaaactcAGAATTTCCAAGACGTAGGAAACTGTGATGTCTTGAAACAGTTTTTGTgctgattcagaatgaaaactTGGAATGAAGAAATGTCATgtggaatggaaattccaaaaATTTTTCACCTCCACATTGATCAGGTGAGCCACTCGTGACACCAGGATATATTACTCCCCATGCCAGGCACTCTAACAGCAGACACACAAGGCAGAAGCCAAACTCGCTTAAATTCCACTCCATTTCCGGTGGCCCAGAATATTCCCAATGGCCCCTCAAGCTGCAGTTTCCTACAACACCCCAGTGGGAGCGTAAGGCCTCCCCTTCCTAATGTACAGACCAGCCTTTCATTTCCCCAGTGTGCCTGGCCCATTCAATGACCAGCGTATAGGGGGTGGGGCCATACCCCTCCTTCCTCATGGTGGAATGGGTTCCTCTGTGAGTACATGGGGGGGAGCATCCTTCAAGGGTATAGAAGCATTAAACTAGCCTGGGCGAAGACTGTGGGGGCAAAAGTTTTGGTGGAAAGAAACATTAATTTGCTTCATACTTAAACGCATCTGACTCTGCAGGCTGCACGATTAGCCAGGGCCCAGGCCTTCAGAGAACCTTACtcttatttatttcaatgggagttaggcacctaaatgcctttgaggtgCTCGGGCCAAGTGGATTGTAGTAATGACCTGAGATAATAGTTCCACGCCATGCATAGCCTTATGAATCTCTGACTTTCTCAATAGGGTCACATCAGTGAACACAATTTTTGACATGGTACTTTTATTCACCCACAATAAAATGGATACCTGTGATTGGGAAGCTATTTATAGTATTGTTAACACTGGTGTTGGGCCACCTCCTGTTCCTTGCAGGTACATTCCCAAAAGTTGGAGTTGCTTGTCGCTATTATTCATTTATCTGATTCCAGTGTAAGCTTACAGGAAACCTGGATGTGTTGCACAACCAGCTGACTTAATCCAGAAAATATGATTCAGTTCACAGAGAACTGATTTCATCTGGTTGTAAGTGGATAGGGCCCTTGGATGGCTTTGACCCATCCTCAGTATAAGTATACAAGAAATATGCATGTGCTACCAACAAGCAGATACAATTCTCGTGTAATTCTGGATGCATTCACAGTGAACCAAACTGATTTCAGGCTAAACTTGTGGAAGGCTCTACATTGCAGTTCCAAAATACAgtgtctgaaatgttcataagGCAATATTTAATTCCAATAGAGGCAATAACAGAAGACCAAATTAAGAATGCTGTTGGACTACACTGGACTAGGATCAGGGGTGTgtgagttcaattcctggctttgcTACAGACTCTGTATATGGGAAGAAGATAGTCA
Coding sequences within:
- the TSPAN32 gene encoding tetraspanin-32 isoform X4, with product MILVLAASLSTAATVRESVCLMAMGFFCFAIVFCALIQAAFWRYTNNSEVEDAMMDVYDSVYEEVRRNLSSFRRQELAIIHETFLCCGKQSPFGETGGIENETCPSEHMGTAREDCLQEIQDFLKKHMDFVSALLIITICFMKGKPIAAAGCKRDSVWKYFNEVPLPVDKTDMRTKCNQCNKDMQGLVARMKRMDQHNEMCPISGGSCVQNDERNMSEHAGSSGESILNIQDSEDYPASRSPSFSTVSGFSANDSVPVTSCMSHSHSISQYITYRKKKTKSPSTESHWVARKINLNNLYRSPWKPNP